A single Elaeis guineensis isolate ETL-2024a chromosome 15, EG11, whole genome shotgun sequence DNA region contains:
- the LOC140853988 gene encoding uncharacterized protein: MAKQDRCFTSIEWINIYPLTTLSTAVRLTSDHIPLLLRFTAQSQVFEYMIDECWDTRPTPPDSVAAIVLKLRFLGAKLRSWNHSNVGNIIVQKTDLLQSIDSLEKDEEKRNLTISETEERSALKEKLEMLLTQEEMLWEQRTRAQWLNNGDRHTKFFHIWASNRRRKILF, encoded by the exons ATGGCAAAACAGGATCGATGCTTCACTAGTATCGAGTGGATCAACATATATCCCCTGACCACCCTCTCCACTGCAGTTAGATTGACTTCGGATCACATACCACTTCTATTGAGATTTACTGCCCAGTCCCAAG TTTTTGAATACATGATCGACGAATGTTGGGACACAAGGCCAACACCACCTGATTCAGTAGCAGCTATTGTTCTGAAACTTCGATTTTTGGGGGCAAAACTTAGATCCTGGAACCACTCAAATGTAGGAAATATCATAGTTCAGAAAACTGATCTATTACAAAGCATTGACAGCCTAGAAAAGGATGAGGAAAAGAGAAACCTGACAATTTCTGAAACTGAAGAGAGGTCAGCTTTAAAAGAAAAGTTGGAAATGCTGCTAACCCAAGAAGAAATGCTCTGGGAACAGAGGACCCGGGCACAATGGCTCAATAACGGGGATCGTCACACTAAATTCTTCCATATATGGGCAAGCAACAGGAGAAGAAAAATCTTATTCTAG